Proteins encoded by one window of Thermobaculum terrenum ATCC BAA-798:
- a CDS encoding Rossmann-like and DUF2520 domain-containing protein, with amino-acid sequence MQYSQLRIGFIGAGKAASALAMALYRSGWQVSAIYSRSWNRAVDLCKSVSANLCLTTYDVLLRADVVFICIPDRFIQQVAYQLARCPSSLEGKCIVHTSGTLDIDVLEPVRASGGLIGIFHPYQTLASRDSWKLLSKSFVGIDAPDPVFQLLSDIVRSIALDFFDLRNVSRVPYHISAVMASNYLIALLLESRYLLEKAGIPQDQAYRAVISLAVGALQNASELGLENAITGPLSRGDIITLHKHLQYLENAELYKALTAYKSLGLLLLEHIKKGKGKHIPIDQLDSLLGL; translated from the coding sequence GTGCAATACTCACAGCTAAGGATAGGCTTCATTGGGGCAGGTAAAGCTGCCTCAGCCTTGGCCATGGCGCTTTATAGATCCGGGTGGCAAGTTAGTGCTATCTATAGTCGATCTTGGAATAGGGCTGTTGACCTATGTAAGAGCGTGTCAGCGAATTTGTGCCTTACTACTTACGATGTTCTTCTACGCGCGGATGTCGTTTTCATATGTATTCCAGATAGGTTTATACAACAAGTTGCCTATCAATTAGCCAGATGTCCAAGCTCTCTTGAAGGTAAGTGCATAGTCCATACTAGCGGTACCCTTGACATTGATGTTCTCGAACCTGTACGTGCATCTGGCGGATTGATCGGTATATTTCATCCTTACCAGACCTTAGCCTCAAGAGACTCCTGGAAGTTGTTATCTAAATCCTTTGTGGGAATTGATGCTCCCGATCCTGTCTTTCAACTCCTATCCGATATTGTCAGGAGCATAGCTCTCGATTTCTTTGACCTCCGTAATGTGAGTAGAGTTCCATATCATATATCGGCTGTCATGGCCTCTAACTATCTGATTGCTTTATTGCTAGAATCTAGATACTTACTTGAGAAGGCAGGCATACCACAAGATCAGGCTTATAGAGCAGTTATCTCGCTCGCTGTTGGTGCTCTGCAGAACGCATCGGAGCTGGGGTTGGAGAATGCCATCACAGGACCACTATCAAGAGGGGACATTATAACTCTACATAAGCATTTGCAGTACTTGGAGAATGCTGAACTATACAAAGCGCTCACGGCCTACAAATCGCTTGGACTATTACTTTTGGAGCATATTAAAAAAGGCAAAGGTAAACACATACCTATAGATCAACTTGATAGTTTGTTAGGATTATGA
- the panC gene encoding pantoate--beta-alanine ligase, whose amino-acid sequence MRVFETVDDIRSFRRRLTGTVGFVPTMGYLHQGHVSLIRKSKQLCDHTIVSIFVNPTQFGPSEDYDSYPRDIERDIRILSSEGVDAVFSPSVQEMYPLGMDVIVDPGPIANKLEGAKRPGHFKGVATIVCKLFNIIGPDMAFFGQKDAQQIVVLHRVVTELHIPVKLVPCPTVREDDGLAMSSRNVYLTPEERLVAPTLYQALMLVRDRWLAGETSCDNLKNAARELLSQQPLIRLEYISIADPYTLEELDSLAGNKALVSLAAHIGRARLIDNIVLGFEEEVIDLDRR is encoded by the coding sequence ATGAGAGTCTTTGAAACAGTAGATGACATTCGATCCTTTAGAAGACGCCTCACTGGCACGGTTGGTTTTGTCCCTACTATGGGTTATCTGCATCAAGGCCATGTTTCGTTAATAAGAAAGTCTAAACAGCTTTGTGATCATACGATAGTTAGTATTTTTGTTAACCCAACTCAGTTCGGTCCTAGCGAGGACTACGATAGTTATCCCCGGGATATAGAAAGAGATATTCGTATCTTGTCTTCGGAAGGCGTTGATGCTGTATTCTCCCCGAGTGTACAAGAGATGTACCCACTGGGAATGGATGTCATAGTTGACCCAGGACCAATAGCTAATAAGCTTGAGGGAGCAAAGAGGCCTGGACACTTCAAGGGCGTAGCCACAATTGTATGCAAGCTGTTTAACATAATAGGGCCAGATATGGCTTTCTTTGGGCAGAAAGATGCTCAGCAAATAGTTGTATTGCATCGTGTTGTGACAGAGCTTCATATCCCTGTCAAGTTGGTACCTTGCCCTACGGTGCGGGAAGATGATGGCCTTGCTATGTCCTCTAGAAATGTATACTTGACGCCTGAAGAGAGATTAGTCGCTCCTACCTTGTATCAAGCTTTGATGCTAGTAAGGGATAGATGGCTGGCGGGCGAAACTTCTTGTGACAATCTAAAGAATGCTGCTCGCGAACTCCTATCACAGCAGCCTTTGATACGCCTAGAGTACATCAGTATTGCCGATCCTTACACACTTGAAGAGCTTGATTCCTTAGCTGGTAATAAGGCTTTAGTTTCACTTGCTGCACATATAGGTCGGGCGCGATTGATAGATAATATAGTTCTAGGGTTTGAAGAAGAAGTAATAGATCTCGATAGGCGGTAA